In one window of Tubulanus polymorphus chromosome 3, tnTubPoly1.2, whole genome shotgun sequence DNA:
- the LOC141902116 gene encoding uncharacterized protein LOC141902116, whose translation MPIPDRLKKVQLSRYCFKCLLGKHFCSSCRSPGCSMCHGSHHDLLHATKVRKPIKPTCGENGAPIEQPKTETENVQAGSSLVKALKQPKQVLMQTGIVTLESRSAIAEGRVLFDTGSSVNFISKSMSRKLGLRGVKAKGEFTLAGGGAMNVNTEKLAEKYPRTEECEVDVMLGVEACIDILLDEYRRGGQGTPVALSSHIGWVLFGSYVSQHKASSKNGSNSVMMCNSVKDDDEDLSRTVLKFWELDSLGILPEKEVSRKSPLDEEAEKQYFEKTNFHEGRYETGLLKHPDFINVKLKSNYNKAFHRLESLERRFKRDETLSFQYKAQIRELIDSGRAEEVVEDSEPDDRMVWYLPHHPVFKDSTTKRFVSFLMAQQRVLMEGH comes from the exons ATGCCAATTCCGGATCGCTTAAAGAAAGTCCAGCTTTCTAGATATTGTTTCAAGTGTTTATTGGGGAAACATTTCTGTAGTAGCTGTCGGAGCCCTGGATGTTCAATGTGTCATGGTTCACACCATGACTTACTACACGCTACCAAAGTGAGAAAACCAATTAAGCCAACTTGTGGCGAGAATGGAGCTCCTATCGAACAGCCGAAGACTGAGACAGAAAACGTCCAAGCTGGAAGTAGCTTGGTAAAAGCTTTGAAGCAGCCTAAACAAGTATTGATGCAAACAGGAATTGTGACTTTGGAGTCACGGTCAGCCATCGCTGAAGGTCGTGTACTGTTTGATACTGGTAGCagtgtgaatttcatcagcaaatCAATGTCTAGAAAATTGGGACTTCGTGGTGTAAAGGCGAAGGGAGAATTCACACTAGCAGGTGGAGGTGCCATGAACGTTAATACTGAAAAg TTGGCTGAGAAGTATCCTCGTACTGAAGAGTGTGAAGTCGATGTTATGCTAGGTGTCGAAGCTTGCATTGATATATTATTAGATGAATATAGACGAGGTGGACAAGGCACTCCTGTAGCTCTGAGTTCTCATATTGGATGGGTGTTGTTTGGTTCTTATGTCAGTCAACATAAGGCTTCATCCAAGAATGGTAGTAATTCTGTTATGATGTGTAACTCAGtgaaagatgatgatgaagatctCTCCAGAACAGTATTGAAATTCTGGGAATTGGATTCCCTTGGTATTCTGCCTGAAAAGGAAGTGTCGAGAAAGAGTCCTTTAGACGAAGAAGcagaaaaacaatatttcgAAAAGACTAACTTTCATGAAGGTAGATACGAAACTGGTCTCCTGAAGCATCCTGATTTTATCAACGTGAAACTAAAGTCTAACTATAATAAGGCATTTCACCGTTTAGAATCTCTCGAAAGAAGGTTCAAGAGAGATGAAACACTTTCTTTTCAATACAAGGCACAGATAAGGGAACTGATTGATTCAGGCCGAGCTGAAGAGGTTGTTGAAGATTCAGAACCTGATGATCGAATGGTGTGGTATTTGCCCCATCATCCGGTCTTCAAGGACAGCACCACAAAAAGATTCGTATCGTTTTTGATGGCGCAGCAAAGGGTCCTGATGGAAGGTCATTAA
- the LOC141902115 gene encoding uncharacterized protein LOC141902115 translates to MFHMISMNEVDRDSQRFLWRESDDQKVKIYRMNRVVFGLKCSPYTCIKTILEHVKSNKDDYPAACQQLEENLFVDDVLSGETNSNGVSRLANDMKFVLEKGGFPLRKFLSSHPESLSGLDCEDLAEYHMDLSDGEVVTKTLGIMYIPKEDVFRFKYHPRETEVITRRIVLSELQRLFDPMGLLSPLILKAKLVFQRAWSEVDSWDDELSEELVAEWEKWKNGVSAIDQLNIPRCYLTDEIQDPKYGLRGFGDASEAAYGAVVYLRIEDGTGVRCVLLASKTRVAPLKHRGTLAELELMASLLVARLIRYAEKGHLPGKLNPADLCSRGCHGDQLVESNLWWQGPEFLRSDESQWPVKGGDKTVEAKKYLKKKFQVEVNLFQGEEDTTSSFHLNLLSRYSSWGKLIAVSTLLRKCFKGVSRNEGSMHPLVLVEQREEELYWVQWAQYQSYRTEINCLKAGRPLPKDSKLKQLDPIWDAKSMVLRVGGRLYHAKVSRFKKNPMILPPKCLVSDLLVKYYHRINGHPGNEQTLASLRDKYWLVHGRNEVKRIQFHCKCKEPKQLTQKMGELPPERVVMAPAFSSVGVDFAGPLLIKENGSEIKSYIALFTCMITRGIHLELTYSMNAEDFLMSFRRMMNRRGKPAIMYSDNAKTFKKSAKVMIRLYDQKKWRDTVVNKVKADGIEWKFITERGPWKGGFYERLVRSVKTALKVVLGKAKLTFTELSTILTDVESQINSRPLTVVSNDKNDPEPLSPGDCMIGRKPQFLPDVDSDTSKANFGKRWCYQQRLAKQYWKRWTREYLVELLPLKKWFEKKENVRIGDVVLVSEDGVKRPNWQMGRIHETHMGRDGLVRSVTLKTARGFIRRPLQRLYLLEASEAA, encoded by the exons atgtttcacatGATATCGATGAATGAAGTGGATAGAGATTCCCAAAGATTCTTATGGCGAGAGTCAGACGACCAAAAGGTAAAGATCTACAGAATGAACAGAGTGGTATTCGGATTGAAGTGTTCtccatatacatgtattaaaaCCATACTCGAACAcgtgaaatcaaataaagatgATTACCCTGCTGCCTGTCAACAGCTCGAAGAAAACCTTTTTGTTGATGATGTTCTTTCTGGAGAAACAAACTCGAATGGTGTTTCAAGGTTAGCGAATGACATGAAGTTCGTTTTAGAAAAGGGCGGATTTCCTCTAAGAAAGTTTTTGTCAAGTCACCCGGAAAGTTTGAGTGGTCTCGACTGCGAAGACCTGGCCGAGTACCATATGGATCTATCGGATGGAGAAGTCGTTACAAAGACATTGGGAATAATGTATATACCCAAGGAAGACGTATTTCGATTTAAGTATCATCCTCGAGAAACTGAAGTAATCACTAGAAGAATTGTTCTTAGTGAATTGCAGCGCTTGTTCGACCCGATGGGCCTGTTGTCACCGCTCATTTTGAAAGCCAAGTTGGTATTTCAAAGAGCTTGGAGTGAAGTCGACTCATGGGATGATGAACTATCAGAAGAGCTTGTCGCAGAATGGGAGAAATGGAAAAATGGAGTTTCAGCAATTGACCAGCTAAACATCCCGAGGTGCTATTTGACAGATGAAATTCAGGATCCCAAGTACGGCTTACGTGGATTTGGAGATGCTAGTGAGGCAGCATACGGTGCTGTAGTGTACTTGCGGATTGAAGATGGTACTGGAGTTCGTTGCGTATTGTTAGCCTCGAAAACTCGTGTGGCGCCGTTAAAACACAGAGGGACTCTTGCAGAATTAGAATTGATGGCTAGCCTTCTTGTTGCTAGGCTCATAAGATACGCAGAGAAA GGACATCTGCCAGGAAAACTTAACCCGGCTGACCTCTGTTCCCGAGGTTGCCATGGAGATCAACTGGTTGAGTCAAATTTATGGTGGCAGGGGCCTGAATTCCTGAGAAGTGACGAGAGTCAATGGCCTGTAAAAGGTGGCGATAAGACTGTTGAAGCAAAGAAATACttgaagaaaaaatttcaaGTAGAAGTCAACCTATTTCAAGGTGAAGAAGACACCACCAGTAGTTTTCATCTGAATCTGTTAAGCCGATACAGCTCATGGGGTAAGCTTATAGCTGTGTCAACATTACtcagaaaatgttttaaaggGGTTTCCCGGAATGAGGGGAGCATGCATCCTCTAGTTCTTGTGGAGCAAAGAGAAGAAGAGTTGTATTGGGTGCAGTGGGCACAGTATCAATCGTATCGTACTGAAATTAACTGTTTGAAGGCAGGAAGACCATTACCCAAAGACAGTAAGTTGAAACAACTTGACCCCATTTGGGATGCTAAAAGCATGGTCTTACGTGTCGGCGGTCGCCTGTATCACGCTAAAGTATCGAGATTCAAGAAGAATCCCATGATCCTACCACCAAAATGTTTGGTATCTGATCTGTTGGTGAAGTATTATCATCGCATCAACGGACATCCTGGTAACGAGCAAACGCTAGCTAGTTTGCGAGACAAATACTGGCTTGTACATGGCAGAAATGAAGTAAAGAGAATTCAGTTTCATTGCAAGTGTAAAGAACCAAAGCAGTTAACTCAGAAGATGGGCGAGCTACCTCCTGAAAGGGTTGTTATGGCACCAGCTTTCAGCAGCGTTGGCGTAGATTTCGCTGGACCTCTACTTATTAAAGAAAATGGGTCTGAAATTAAGTCATACATTGCACTGTTTACATGTATGATTACCAGAGGAATTCATTTAGAGTTAACTTACAGTATGAATGCTGAAGATTTCCTGATGTCTTTTCGACGAATGATGAATAGAAGAGGGAAACCAGCAATTATGTATTCAGATAACGCAAAGACTTTTAAGAAATCAGCCAAGGTGATGATTAGACTGTATGACCAGAAGAAATGGAGAGACACTGTAGTCAACAAAGTGAAAGCTGATGGAATTGAATGGAAATTCATTACCGAGAGAGGACCTTGGAAGGGTGGTTTTTACGAAAGACTGGTGAGAAGTGTGAAGACTGCTCTGAAAGTTGTACTTGGAAAAGCCAAACTAACTTTTACGGAACTTTCGACAATTCTCACTGACGTCGAGTCTCAGATCAACTCGAGACCACTTACAGTAGTCTCTAATGATAAGAATGACCCTGAACCATTGTCTCCTGGCGATTGTATGATTGGAAGAAAACCACAGTTTCTTCCAGATGTCGATTCTGATACGTCAAAGGCCAATTTTGGCAAGCGTTGGTGTTACCAACAGCGATTGGCTAAACAGTATTGGAAAAGGTGGACGAGAGAATATCTCGTGGAATTATTACCTCTTAAGAAGTGGTTTGAGAAGAAAGAAAATGTAAGAATCGGTGACGTAGTTCTCGTATCTGAAGATGGTGTCAAACGACCGAATTGGCAGATGGGAAGAATTCATGAAACCCACATGGGTCGTGATGGTCTTGTTAGAAGTGTTACCCTGAAGACGGCAAGGGGTTTCATCCGACGTCCCTTACAGAGACTATATTTACTTGAGGCTAGTGAGGCTGCGTAG